The Peribacillus sp. FSL E2-0218 genome contains a region encoding:
- the treC gene encoding alpha,alpha-phosphotrehalase: MKDFKKSTVYQIYPKSFKDSNGDGIGDINGVIEKMDYLELLGVDYIWLTPFYRSPQNDNGYDVADYTSIDPAFGTMADFGRLVKAAQSRNMEIMLDMVFNHTSTEHEWFQKALAGDKEYKDYYIFKKSPDSEPPTNWISKFGGPAWEYVEEFDEYYLHLFDRTQADLNWENPRVRQEIYDVVNFWMEKGVKGFRLDVINLISKPGLFENDLEGDGRCFYTDGDKIHQYLKELNEETFGKEEKVVTVGEMSSTTIDHCIQYSAPDEKELSMVFNFHHLKVDYMDGEKWSIADFDFRMLKEILSSWQYGMQKGNGWNALFWCNHDQPRIVSRFGNDEEYQKQSAKMLATAIHMLRGTPYIYQGEEIGMTNPKFTKIEQYRDVESINYFNILKEEGKDEEEIMEILQAKSRDNSRTPMQWEHAEHAGFTTGTPWIEVPDHAEAINVEHSLSDQDSIFYHYQKLICLRKKHDIIAYGEYQEILGDHPELFAYIRSHEDKKLLVINNFYAKEAFFEMPKDANLSGFKSELLISNYADSKELIDQCVLRPYESVVYLLEKGQPVNK, encoded by the coding sequence ATGAAGGATTTTAAAAAAAGCACCGTGTATCAAATTTATCCGAAATCATTCAAGGATTCCAACGGGGACGGCATCGGGGATATCAATGGGGTGATTGAAAAAATGGATTACCTCGAGTTACTTGGAGTTGATTATATTTGGCTGACGCCATTTTACCGTTCACCGCAAAATGATAACGGCTATGATGTAGCGGATTATACATCCATCGATCCAGCGTTCGGGACAATGGCTGATTTCGGGAGATTGGTGAAGGCTGCCCAATCAAGGAATATGGAAATCATGCTGGATATGGTATTCAACCATACATCCACAGAGCATGAATGGTTCCAAAAGGCATTGGCAGGCGATAAGGAGTATAAGGATTATTATATTTTCAAAAAATCGCCCGACAGCGAACCGCCTACGAATTGGATTTCAAAATTTGGCGGCCCAGCATGGGAATATGTAGAAGAATTTGATGAATATTACCTTCACTTGTTCGACCGTACACAAGCTGACCTTAACTGGGAAAACCCTAGAGTAAGGCAAGAAATCTATGATGTCGTTAACTTTTGGATGGAAAAGGGTGTGAAAGGGTTCCGCCTGGATGTCATCAATCTCATTTCCAAGCCCGGCTTATTCGAAAATGATTTGGAAGGGGACGGCCGCTGCTTTTATACGGATGGCGACAAAATCCATCAATACCTTAAAGAATTGAATGAAGAAACGTTTGGGAAAGAAGAAAAAGTGGTGACGGTAGGAGAAATGTCATCGACGACGATCGATCATTGCATCCAATATTCCGCGCCTGATGAAAAGGAGCTGTCCATGGTATTCAACTTCCATCATCTCAAGGTGGATTACATGGATGGGGAAAAGTGGTCCATTGCCGATTTTGACTTCAGGATGTTAAAGGAAATCCTCAGCAGCTGGCAATACGGCATGCAAAAAGGTAACGGATGGAATGCACTCTTCTGGTGCAACCATGACCAGCCGCGAATAGTGTCCAGGTTTGGCAATGATGAAGAGTATCAAAAGCAATCGGCCAAGATGCTGGCAACAGCGATCCATATGCTCAGGGGAACGCCTTACATATATCAAGGCGAGGAAATAGGAATGACGAATCCGAAGTTCACCAAAATTGAACAATATCGCGATGTCGAATCGATTAATTATTTCAATATTTTAAAAGAAGAAGGAAAAGATGAAGAAGAAATAATGGAAATTCTCCAAGCTAAGTCCCGTGACAATTCCCGGACCCCGATGCAGTGGGAACATGCGGAGCATGCAGGCTTCACGACGGGGACGCCATGGATTGAAGTCCCAGATCATGCAGAGGCAATCAACGTTGAGCATTCACTGAGCGATCAAGATTCGATTTTCTATCATTACCAAAAACTAATATGTTTACGGAAGAAACATGATATCATTGCATATGGGGAATACCAGGAAATCCTTGGTGACCATCCCGAATTATTCGCTTATATCCGCAGTCATGAAGATAAGAAGCTCCTTGTCATCAATAATTTTTATGCAAAAGAAGCGTTTTTCGAGATGCCAAAGGATGCAAACCTGTCCGGCTTCAAGTCAGAGCTTCTAATTTCCAACTATGCCGATTCAAAAGAGCTTATAGATCAATGTGTGCTGAGGCCCTATGAATCGGTGGTCTATTTGTTGGAAAAGGGACAGCCGGTTAACAAATAA
- the treR gene encoding trehalose operon repressor, which yields MNSKYLSLYGDIVTKIEEKTFSANEKLPSESSFMEEYGISRDTVRKALNLLEQNGYIHKIKGKGSFVLDINKFNFPVAGLISFKEMAEKLNLHSKTIIHTLELESPDSNMMKHLDLTKDQEIWKVFRIRQINGKKIILDKDYFNSELVPKLTKEISEDSIYRYIEGELGLQIGFSNKEITVEPCSDEDKQLLDIEDYDMVAVVRSTVHLMDGSLFQYSESRHRPDKFKFTDFARRTW from the coding sequence ATGAACAGCAAATACCTATCACTATATGGTGATATCGTTACAAAGATTGAAGAAAAAACTTTTTCCGCCAATGAAAAGCTTCCTTCCGAAAGCAGCTTCATGGAAGAGTATGGTATTTCAAGGGATACTGTGAGGAAGGCTTTGAATTTACTCGAACAAAATGGGTATATTCACAAAATCAAGGGCAAGGGATCTTTCGTGCTCGATATCAACAAATTCAATTTTCCTGTGGCAGGATTGATTTCCTTTAAGGAAATGGCGGAGAAGCTGAATCTGCATTCCAAAACGATCATTCATACGCTGGAGCTTGAGTCCCCGGACTCAAACATGATGAAGCATCTTGACCTAACGAAAGATCAGGAAATATGGAAGGTTTTTCGGATTCGGCAAATCAATGGCAAAAAAATCATCCTTGATAAAGATTATTTCAATAGTGAGCTTGTCCCTAAGCTGACAAAGGAAATCAGTGAGGATTCGATTTATCGTTATATCGAGGGAGAACTGGGGCTTCAGATTGGATTTTCGAATAAGGAAATCACCGTGGAGCCATGCAGTGACGAAGATAAACAGCTATTGGATATTGAAGACTATGATATGGTCGCCGTCGTGAGAAGTACTGTCCATTTAATGGATGGAAGTTTGTTTCAGTATAGTGAATCCAGGCATAGGCCGGATAAATTCAAGTTCACCGACTTTGCACGGCGGACTTGGTAA
- a CDS encoding multidrug efflux SMR transporter, with the protein MKGYMALGISIITEVFGTTMLKISDGFTNFFPTLGVILGFGTAFYCLSLCLKTIPLSLAYAIWSGIGTALTALIGVILWDEPFSTLTLGGLILIIGGVALLNASHSSKQTKKSSLTE; encoded by the coding sequence ATGAAAGGGTACATGGCACTGGGGATATCCATCATAACCGAAGTATTTGGGACGACCATGCTTAAGATATCTGATGGATTCACTAATTTTTTCCCGACATTAGGGGTTATCCTGGGCTTCGGAACGGCGTTTTATTGCCTATCCTTATGTCTTAAAACGATTCCGTTAAGCTTGGCTTATGCCATTTGGTCTGGAATCGGCACCGCTTTAACTGCATTGATAGGCGTTATTCTCTGGGATGAGCCCTTTAGTACACTTACGTTAGGCGGGTTAATCTTAATCATTGGCGGAGTTGCTTTATTGAACGCTTCCCATTCTTCGAAGCAAACAAAGAAATCATCTCTAACTGAATGA
- a CDS encoding multidrug efflux SMR transporter, whose amino-acid sequence MYPYAFLAIAIVSEVFGSSMLKGSNGFKRFFPSLGVIIGMGLAFYCLSISLMTIPLGTAYAIWSGIGTALTALVGVIVYKESFNLKKFIGLLLIIGGVVILKLAAGDSQ is encoded by the coding sequence TTGTATCCATATGCATTCTTGGCAATAGCGATTGTAAGTGAAGTGTTTGGCAGCTCCATGTTAAAAGGATCGAACGGATTTAAACGTTTTTTCCCTTCCTTGGGTGTCATAATCGGAATGGGTTTAGCCTTTTATTGCCTATCCATATCCCTCATGACCATTCCACTTGGAACGGCGTATGCGATATGGTCCGGCATTGGAACCGCCTTAACAGCTTTAGTGGGGGTAATCGTTTATAAAGAAAGCTTCAATCTGAAAAAATTCATAGGTTTACTTTTGATCATTGGCGGAGTCGTCATTTTGAAGCTTGCTGCTGGTGATTCTCAATAA
- a CDS encoding DNA polymerase III subunit beta, whose translation MEFMVNKNCLHQALSAVGHAISTKTTPSILTGIKIVANVDGLILLGSNSDIIIEKTIPVTLGGERVLEVYDKGSVVLPAKYLRDIIQKLSDDIHIKLNANHSVTIKSAEIVTDLNGFNSTEYPDLPFIDDSAFIEVHSEGLQEIIKQTVFAVSKSESRPALAGVNMTFKEKCFVAWRRIRIAWRQAS comes from the coding sequence ATGGAATTTATGGTTAACAAAAACTGCCTTCATCAAGCTCTTTCAGCTGTCGGGCATGCAATTTCCACAAAAACGACACCATCCATTTTAACAGGGATAAAGATAGTCGCAAATGTGGATGGATTAATCCTCCTAGGCAGCAATTCAGACATTATCATCGAAAAAACCATTCCAGTTACGCTTGGCGGTGAAAGAGTATTGGAGGTGTATGATAAGGGAAGTGTCGTCTTACCAGCAAAATATTTACGTGATATCATCCAAAAATTATCCGATGACATCCATATTAAGCTCAACGCAAACCATTCAGTAACGATTAAATCGGCTGAAATCGTTACTGATCTTAATGGTTTCAATTCGACAGAATATCCTGATCTTCCGTTCATTGATGATTCCGCATTCATTGAGGTACACAGTGAAGGATTGCAGGAAATCATTAAGCAGACGGTTTTTGCCGTATCCAAAAGCGAGTCCAGGCCTGCACTGGCAGGAGTCAATATGACATTCAAGGAAAAATGCTTTGTTGCGTGGCGACGAATTCGCATCGCTTGGCGTCAAGCGAGCTAG
- the dnaN gene encoding DNA polymerase III subunit beta, with the protein MATNSHRLASSELALETKITGSFIVPSKSLNELTKLMNDEAGVVHIFVSKSYVGFKSSHISLFTRLIDGSYPNVLEMLPRDSKTTIIMDTNKLVKGVDRACLFARDCRNNNVHLDLLEGNGLQISSNSTERGKIKEIQTIKGIKGEGEVNVSLDGYILLDALKVIKEKEVKLSFGGAMKPVLIEPVNGTSQLHLISPVRSPSA; encoded by the coding sequence GTGGCGACGAATTCGCATCGCTTGGCGTCAAGCGAGCTAGCGTTAGAGACCAAAATAACTGGTTCGTTCATCGTCCCAAGTAAGAGCCTGAATGAGCTGACCAAATTAATGAATGATGAAGCGGGTGTCGTACATATTTTTGTTTCAAAAAGTTACGTGGGATTCAAATCAAGCCATATTTCACTTTTTACCAGGTTGATAGATGGCAGCTATCCTAATGTATTGGAAATGCTGCCAAGAGATTCGAAAACGACCATCATCATGGACACTAATAAACTAGTAAAAGGAGTTGATAGAGCCTGTCTCTTTGCTAGGGATTGCCGAAATAACAATGTACACTTAGATCTCTTGGAGGGCAATGGATTACAAATTTCTTCCAATTCAACAGAACGAGGGAAAATAAAAGAAATCCAAACTATCAAGGGCATAAAAGGTGAAGGAGAAGTAAATGTTTCACTTGATGGATATATCTTATTGGATGCCTTGAAGGTGATAAAGGAAAAAGAGGTCAAACTAAGCTTTGGCGGAGCCATGAAGCCAGTCCTAATCGAGCCTGTCAATGGTACTTCACAGCTTCATCTCATTTCACCTGTAAGATCACCATCAGCTTGA
- a CDS encoding GAF domain-containing sensor histidine kinase has product MMEITPHEKERINALQRYQILDTPPDGAFDRVTALASQLLNVPIAITSLVDEDRIWFKSHHGLDVEEIEREPGLCASAILHNVPYILKDASLDPRSLANPLVAGENGFRFYAGIPLNTHDNHNLGVLCVIDYKPRVITEQELEILRSLAQIVMDEMELRLASLQIDKLSKDKSDLLAVLSQEIKDPMIGILGMTELLHSTEMTDEQKEYTEIIETSGKALLTMVSHILNYSKMDTGKMEMNIQPFDIHFCVEQVFKSFKAEADKKGMRLLSDIDPEIPMVLLGDDHKIRQILVNLIENAIKYTDDGNINISVTLMPGENNPDFIHLSFHVKDSGNGIPNDQVASLFKPFNQVYPKGTATFKTGTGLGLSICKRLTEMMDGSIWLEETSKQGSTFSFEIKLPALT; this is encoded by the coding sequence ATGATGGAAATTACCCCACATGAAAAAGAACGTATAAATGCCCTACAGCGGTATCAAATACTTGATACACCGCCGGATGGCGCTTTCGATAGGGTTACGGCCCTTGCATCACAGCTCCTGAATGTACCTATCGCCATTACCAGCCTTGTCGACGAGGATCGGATATGGTTCAAGTCCCATCATGGCTTGGATGTGGAGGAAATCGAAAGGGAGCCAGGTCTCTGTGCTTCAGCCATACTTCACAATGTTCCTTATATACTTAAAGATGCCAGTTTAGATCCACGATCGCTAGCAAACCCTTTGGTGGCAGGAGAAAACGGGTTTCGTTTTTATGCCGGCATCCCTTTGAATACGCATGACAACCATAATCTTGGCGTTCTTTGTGTCATTGATTATAAGCCGCGTGTCATCACGGAACAAGAACTGGAAATTCTCCGGTCCCTTGCCCAGATCGTCATGGATGAAATGGAGCTGCGTTTGGCATCACTCCAAATTGATAAACTCAGTAAGGATAAATCCGATTTACTGGCTGTCCTCAGTCAAGAAATTAAAGATCCCATGATCGGTATTTTGGGAATGACGGAGCTGCTGCATTCTACTGAAATGACGGACGAACAAAAAGAATATACGGAAATCATCGAAACGAGCGGCAAGGCGCTGCTTACGATGGTAAGTCATATATTGAATTATTCTAAAATGGATACGGGTAAAATGGAAATGAACATCCAGCCTTTTGATATCCACTTCTGTGTAGAACAAGTATTCAAATCATTCAAAGCTGAAGCCGATAAAAAAGGAATGAGATTACTTAGTGATATCGATCCGGAGATTCCGATGGTATTATTGGGCGATGATCATAAAATCCGTCAGATCCTTGTAAATTTAATAGAAAACGCCATTAAGTATACGGATGATGGCAACATTAACATTTCCGTCACCTTAATGCCCGGAGAAAACAATCCTGATTTCATCCATTTATCTTTCCATGTAAAGGATTCAGGAAACGGTATTCCAAATGATCAAGTAGCGAGCCTTTTTAAGCCTTTCAATCAAGTGTATCCAAAAGGCACGGCAACATTCAAAACAGGGACGGGCCTTGGCCTTTCCATCTGTAAACGATTGACGGAAATGATGGATGGAAGCATTTGGCTTGAAGAGACTAGTAAACAAGGGTCGACATTCTCCTTCGAAATAAAGCTGCCGGCATTAACCTAG
- a CDS encoding AAA family ATPase, which yields MIITYPIFIVTGISGSGKSATSLELQKIMVDLNVNVFDMDLIVNDENYQQACDNWLKIAYYSAYSGRNTVLFGHVPDPYNVEICDHFPFFGPVHYLHLFCNDKARTERLAARGKWTENSIEYMNVLSEKLVQEAQTSSPPIPVIDTSSTSPPQVAKLIKKWILKNMPK from the coding sequence ATGATCATAACGTACCCTATTTTTATTGTGACTGGCATCAGTGGTTCCGGTAAATCGGCAACCTCATTGGAACTACAGAAAATCATGGTTGATTTAAATGTAAATGTTTTTGATATGGATCTTATTGTAAATGATGAAAATTATCAGCAAGCTTGTGATAATTGGTTGAAAATTGCCTATTATAGTGCATATTCCGGGCGGAATACCGTTTTGTTTGGCCATGTACCTGACCCATATAACGTAGAAATCTGTGATCACTTCCCTTTTTTTGGTCCTGTGCATTATCTCCATCTTTTTTGTAATGACAAAGCGCGCACAGAACGGCTAGCGGCACGGGGGAAATGGACGGAAAATAGCATCGAATATATGAATGTACTATCTGAAAAATTGGTTCAGGAAGCTCAAACATCCTCTCCTCCCATCCCAGTAATAGATACCTCCAGCACTTCGCCACCCCAGGTGGCCAAGCTGATTAAAAAATGGATACTGAAAAACATGCCTAAATAA
- a CDS encoding IS1182 family transposase yields the protein MLSKHDSIQRDQLEMITLDQLVPPNHLVRKMEAAIDFTFIYDLVKDMYSEVGRPSIDPVILVKLTFIQYTFGIRSMRKTIEEVETNMAYRWFLGYGFHDKVPHFSTFGKNYERRFKDTDLFEQIFCRILMTAANKKVISVEHVFVDSTHVKASANKRKFEKKIVRKETRAYQGRLQEEINQDRENHGKKPFPPDKFDKEETKAIKESTTDPESGYYVKDERTKQFAYSFHAAADGNGFVLGTIVTPGNTHDSHILEPLVEQVIEKVGKPEAVAADAAYKTPAITSYLFNKEITPALPYTRPRTKEGFFRKHDYVYDEHFDCYLCPSGETLKYSTTNKEGYREYKSPKQICATCSFLSRCTESKDHQKVVTRHIWQAYVEEADHLRHHQEVKPIYAKRKETIERVFADAKEKHGMRWTTLRGLKKLSMQAMLTFAAMNVKKMATWTWQGPKMA from the coding sequence ATGCTTTCTAAACATGATTCTATTCAGCGAGATCAACTTGAAATGATTACTTTAGATCAACTGGTGCCACCGAACCATTTGGTTCGTAAAATGGAGGCTGCCATTGACTTCACTTTCATTTATGACTTGGTGAAAGATATGTACTCAGAGGTAGGACGCCCAAGTATTGATCCAGTTATTTTAGTTAAACTGACTTTCATTCAATATACCTTCGGTATTCGTTCCATGCGTAAAACGATTGAAGAAGTTGAAACCAATATGGCTTACCGTTGGTTCTTAGGCTATGGTTTCCATGATAAAGTACCTCATTTCTCTACGTTCGGAAAAAATTATGAGCGACGCTTTAAAGATACAGACCTGTTTGAACAGATTTTCTGTCGCATTTTAATGACAGCTGCTAATAAAAAGGTAATAAGTGTAGAACACGTTTTCGTGGATTCCACCCATGTGAAAGCCAGTGCGAATAAACGGAAATTTGAAAAGAAAATCGTTCGTAAAGAAACACGAGCGTATCAAGGACGTCTTCAAGAAGAAATCAATCAAGATCGTGAAAACCATGGAAAGAAGCCTTTTCCACCAGATAAATTTGATAAGGAAGAAACCAAAGCAATTAAAGAAAGTACTACGGATCCTGAGAGTGGCTACTATGTGAAAGATGAACGAACAAAACAGTTTGCCTATTCATTCCATGCGGCCGCAGACGGCAACGGTTTTGTATTGGGAACGATTGTAACACCTGGTAATACACATGACAGTCATATTTTGGAGCCACTTGTTGAGCAAGTGATTGAGAAAGTTGGAAAACCAGAAGCAGTTGCCGCAGATGCAGCTTATAAAACACCAGCGATTACAAGCTACCTATTTAACAAAGAAATCACACCTGCTTTACCCTATACACGTCCTCGTACAAAAGAAGGATTCTTTCGCAAACATGACTATGTTTACGATGAACACTTTGATTGTTACCTTTGCCCTTCGGGAGAAACTTTAAAGTACTCAACAACAAATAAAGAGGGCTATCGCGAATACAAATCGCCAAAACAAATTTGTGCAACATGCTCATTTTTATCACGGTGTACGGAAAGCAAAGACCATCAAAAAGTAGTGACACGGCATATCTGGCAAGCATATGTGGAAGAAGCAGATCATCTGCGTCATCATCAAGAGGTAAAACCTATATATGCGAAACGCAAAGAAACGATTGAGCGTGTATTCGCAGATGCAAAAGAAAAGCATGGTATGCGTTGGACTACTTTAAGGGGACTTAAAAAATTGTCGATGCAGGCGATGCTTACTTTCGCTGCCATGAATGTAAAGAAGATGGCCACTTGGACATGGCAAGGTCCTAAAATGGCTTAA
- a CDS encoding phosphotransferase, with the protein MDFRASETIRFEQLVQKLDQANKLIRSWDLKGGISAQVTRLEVLQPTGKIVQMIVRQHGVNDLKRNPHIAADEYRLLEILTNDGLPVPTPYYFEQAGGAFTRPCLLIEYVEGGPEFAPSNLADYIFQLAANLVHIHRLECEHLELSFLPKQTELHEKMLHEKRANMDETLNNSLILHVLKSAIPFPSLNRDVILHGDYWPGNILFFEDTLASVIDWEDAALGDPLADLANSQLEILFHFGAAAMDNFTDVYVSMMPHLNLATLPFWQLYAALRLSSFPEWGLEKNKEKIMRKRFTSFVQQAMKMVGHC; encoded by the coding sequence ATGGACTTCAGAGCATCTGAAACGATTAGGTTTGAACAATTGGTGCAGAAGTTGGATCAAGCAAACAAGCTTATTCGTTCATGGGATTTAAAAGGGGGAATATCGGCGCAAGTTACAAGGTTGGAAGTATTACAACCTACAGGAAAAATCGTACAAATGATCGTTCGTCAGCATGGCGTGAATGACTTGAAACGCAACCCCCATATTGCGGCGGATGAGTACAGGCTTTTGGAGATATTGACAAACGATGGGTTGCCCGTTCCAACACCTTATTATTTTGAGCAAGCCGGGGGAGCTTTTACTAGGCCATGTTTACTTATTGAATATGTGGAGGGCGGGCCGGAGTTTGCCCCGTCCAATCTGGCAGATTATATTTTCCAGCTCGCGGCCAATCTAGTTCACATTCATCGTCTCGAATGTGAACATCTTGAGCTTTCTTTTCTTCCTAAACAGACAGAATTGCACGAAAAGATGCTCCACGAAAAAAGGGCAAATATGGACGAAACCTTAAATAACAGCTTGATCCTCCATGTATTAAAATCAGCCATTCCATTTCCCTCATTGAATAGAGATGTAATCCTTCATGGTGATTATTGGCCAGGAAATATATTATTCTTTGAAGATACCCTCGCTTCGGTAATCGACTGGGAAGACGCAGCCTTAGGTGATCCTTTGGCTGACCTTGCCAATAGCCAGCTTGAAATATTATTTCATTTTGGAGCGGCAGCAATGGATAACTTCACCGACGTCTATGTATCCATGATGCCACACTTGAATTTGGCCACTTTACCATTCTGGCAATTATATGCGGCATTACGGTTATCTTCGTTTCCTGAATGGGGCTTGGAAAAAAACAAAGAAAAGATCATGCGGAAGCGATTCACGTCATTTGTTCAGCAAGCGATGAAAATGGTTGGCCATTGCTAA
- a CDS encoding ATP-binding protein — protein sequence MEKNDNKALDNDYRDLIPRNGFLFKFIKKDNDFIHTFVEGDFITKSITPTAMVIGKKLSDFLPNKQALIKQRFYEIAWDGETVNYEGKVGDIHYVASLNPLMVNGKVTEVIGTAIDITDKKRNENKLLELEKLAVVGELAAGIAHEIRNPLTSIIGFTQIISERVDDASIHDYLGIMMRELDRINSIVNEFMFIAKPDETMKASKYNINSLISDVNKFMEPQSNLKGIRINFDSQSEQITAVCDQNLMKQVLINLIQNSIEATEENGEEIKISLGQASDDKFFIHITDKGNGMTSDRLKRLFEPFYTTKEKGTGLGLMICRRIIELHQGTIEFKSDVGTGTEVTIILPVKIAST from the coding sequence ATGGAAAAGAATGATAACAAGGCATTGGATAATGATTACCGGGACCTTATCCCGAGAAATGGATTCTTATTCAAATTCATAAAAAAAGATAACGACTTCATACACACTTTCGTTGAAGGCGATTTCATTACAAAATCAATCACGCCAACCGCGATGGTCATCGGGAAAAAATTATCTGACTTTTTGCCAAATAAACAAGCTCTTATAAAACAACGGTTTTATGAAATAGCATGGGATGGAGAAACGGTGAATTATGAAGGCAAAGTCGGTGATATTCATTACGTTGCGTCACTGAATCCTTTGATGGTGAATGGTAAAGTAACCGAGGTCATCGGAACGGCAATCGATATCACAGATAAGAAAAGAAACGAAAACAAGCTTCTGGAGCTGGAAAAATTGGCTGTAGTGGGCGAATTGGCTGCTGGTATAGCTCATGAAATCCGTAACCCGCTAACTTCCATCATTGGATTTACCCAAATCATAAGCGAACGTGTTGATGACGCGAGCATACATGATTATCTTGGAATTATGATGAGGGAATTGGATAGGATCAACAGCATTGTAAATGAATTTATGTTTATCGCAAAGCCGGATGAAACCATGAAAGCCAGCAAGTACAATATCAACTCGCTTATTTCAGATGTCAATAAATTCATGGAACCACAGTCAAATTTGAAAGGAATTAGAATCAATTTTGACTCTCAATCAGAGCAAATTACGGCTGTTTGCGACCAAAATCTAATGAAGCAGGTATTGATTAATCTTATCCAAAATTCGATTGAAGCTACTGAGGAAAACGGAGAAGAGATCAAAATTTCCTTGGGACAGGCATCCGATGACAAATTTTTCATCCATATCACGGATAAAGGTAACGGGATGACGAGCGACAGACTCAAAAGATTGTTCGAACCTTTTTATACCACAAAAGAAAAGGGCACTGGATTGGGACTGATGATTTGCAGAAGGATTATCGAATTACATCAAGGCACGATTGAATTTAAAAGCGATGTAGGCACCGGGACCGAAGTTACCATTATATTGCCCGTAAAAATAGCAAGTACATAA
- a CDS encoding N-acetylmuramoyl-L-alanine amidase, with protein sequence MVKIFIDPGHGGSDPGSVGNGLKEKDLTLSIATRIKDILLIEYTNVFVKMSRTSDTFPSLSDRTNQANAWGADFYLAIHINAGGGTGYEDYIYTSTSSETKTYQDTIHTEVMKLIDIPDRGQKTGDLHVLRETDMPAILTESGFVDNVNDAAKLKTASFIESLARGHVNGLVKCFKLKKKDTAVYHTVVSGDTVYSLSLAYGSTVQKIKEWNDLDSQYTIVVNQKVRVK encoded by the coding sequence ATGGTAAAAATATTTATTGACCCCGGACACGGCGGTAGCGATCCAGGATCTGTAGGAAATGGCTTGAAGGAAAAAGACTTAACCTTATCCATCGCGACGCGAATTAAGGACATCTTGTTGATTGAATATACGAACGTTTTTGTAAAGATGAGCAGGACATCGGATACATTTCCCTCTTTAAGCGATCGGACCAATCAAGCGAACGCTTGGGGAGCCGACTTCTACCTTGCCATCCATATCAATGCTGGCGGCGGCACTGGATATGAGGATTATATCTATACGTCAACGAGCAGCGAGACGAAAACGTATCAAGATACCATTCATACAGAGGTCATGAAGCTGATCGACATTCCGGATAGGGGACAAAAAACAGGGGATTTACATGTACTTCGTGAAACGGACATGCCAGCAATTCTAACCGAAAGTGGTTTTGTCGATAATGTCAATGATGCAGCCAAGTTAAAAACGGCATCATTTATCGAATCCCTTGCTCGCGGGCATGTAAACGGCCTTGTGAAATGCTTCAAGCTTAAGAAAAAAGATACAGCGGTATATCATACGGTTGTTAGCGGCGACACCGTTTACTCTTTAAGCCTGGCTTATGGCAGTACCGTCCAAAAAATCAAAGAGTGGAACGACCTTGACAGCCAGTACACCATTGTCGTAAACCAGAAAGTAAGAGTGAAATGA